From the Streptomyces nigrescens genome, one window contains:
- a CDS encoding coagulation factor 5/8 type domain-containing protein, whose protein sequence is MPTPPTAGSAPRAPRPSRRSVLAAMAAAVPAAGLPVLSGRASAAPAAGALPGGGDLGPNVLVFDPATPNIQGTVDEIFKRQESAQFGEGRFALLFKPGTYRGLNAQIGFYTSIAGLGLSPGDTTFHGDVTVDAGWFNGNATQNFWRSAENLTLHPVNGTNRWAVAQAAPFRRMHIKGGLNLAPDGYGWASGGYIADSRIDGSVAPYSQQQWYTRDSSVGGWNNAVWNMVFSGVEGAPAQSFPDPPYTTLDTTPVSREKPFLYLDGADYKVFLPEKRTNARGTTWGSGRPRGESLPLGRFYVAKPGVDAATLNAALSQGLNLLLTPGIYHLDRPVEVRRPNTVVLGLGYPTLVPDNGATAMKVADVDGVRLAGFLIDAGPVNSATLLEVGPEGASADHAANPTTVQDVFIRIGGAGPGKATTSMVINSNHTLIDHTWVWRADHGDGVGWETNRADHGVRVNGDDVLATGLFVEHFNKYDVEWRGERGRTVFFQNEKAYDAPNQAAIQNGDIKGYAAYKIADGVTAHEGWGLGSYCYYNVDPTIRQDHGFQAPAKPGVKLHHLLVVSLGGKGQYEHVINSIGAPTSGTSTVPSTVVSYP, encoded by the coding sequence ATGCCCACACCCCCCACTGCCGGCTCGGCGCCCCGCGCACCGAGGCCCTCCCGCCGCAGCGTGCTGGCCGCGATGGCAGCTGCCGTTCCGGCCGCGGGCCTGCCGGTCCTCTCTGGCCGGGCGTCCGCAGCGCCTGCCGCCGGCGCGCTGCCGGGCGGCGGCGACCTCGGCCCGAATGTGCTGGTGTTCGATCCCGCCACGCCCAACATTCAGGGCACCGTCGACGAGATCTTCAAGCGGCAGGAGTCGGCCCAGTTCGGCGAGGGGAGATTCGCGCTCCTCTTCAAACCGGGGACGTACCGTGGCCTGAACGCTCAGATCGGCTTCTACACCTCGATCGCGGGCCTCGGACTGTCGCCCGGTGACACGACGTTCCACGGCGATGTCACCGTCGACGCCGGCTGGTTCAACGGCAACGCGACACAGAACTTCTGGCGCTCGGCCGAGAACCTCACGCTCCACCCGGTCAACGGCACCAACCGGTGGGCGGTGGCACAGGCGGCGCCGTTCCGGCGGATGCACATCAAGGGCGGACTGAACCTGGCGCCGGACGGCTACGGCTGGGCCAGCGGCGGCTATATCGCCGACAGCCGTATCGACGGCAGCGTGGCCCCCTACTCACAGCAGCAGTGGTACACCCGTGACAGCTCGGTGGGCGGCTGGAACAACGCCGTGTGGAACATGGTGTTCTCCGGCGTCGAGGGAGCCCCCGCACAGAGCTTCCCCGACCCGCCGTACACCACCCTCGACACCACCCCGGTCTCCCGCGAAAAGCCCTTCCTCTATCTCGACGGGGCGGACTACAAGGTCTTCCTCCCGGAGAAGCGCACCAATGCCCGCGGCACGACCTGGGGGAGTGGCAGGCCAAGGGGCGAGTCCCTTCCGCTCGGTCGGTTCTATGTGGCCAAACCCGGCGTGGACGCGGCAACTCTCAACGCGGCACTGTCCCAGGGCCTCAACCTGCTGCTCACACCCGGGATTTACCACCTCGACCGGCCGGTCGAGGTGCGGCGCCCGAACACCGTGGTGCTGGGGCTGGGGTACCCGACCCTCGTTCCGGACAACGGTGCGACGGCCATGAAGGTCGCCGACGTCGACGGGGTGCGACTCGCCGGATTCCTGATCGATGCCGGCCCGGTCAACTCCGCCACACTGCTGGAGGTCGGCCCCGAGGGCGCGTCCGCCGACCACGCCGCCAATCCGACCACCGTCCAGGACGTCTTCATACGGATCGGCGGGGCGGGCCCCGGCAAGGCGACCACCAGCATGGTGATCAACAGCAACCACACCCTCATCGACCACACCTGGGTCTGGCGGGCCGATCACGGGGACGGCGTGGGCTGGGAGACGAACCGGGCCGACCACGGGGTTCGTGTGAACGGTGACGACGTCCTGGCGACCGGGCTCTTCGTCGAGCACTTCAACAAGTACGACGTGGAGTGGCGCGGCGAACGGGGACGTACGGTCTTCTTCCAGAACGAGAAGGCCTACGACGCGCCCAATCAGGCCGCGATACAGAACGGCGACATCAAGGGGTACGCCGCCTACAAGATCGCTGATGGCGTGACCGCCCACGAAGGGTGGGGCCTGGGCAGCTACTGCTACTACAACGTGGATCCCACCATCCGCCAGGACCACGGCTTCCAGGCGCCCGCCAAACCTGGCGTGAAGCTCCACCATCTGCTGGTGGTCTCCCTGGGAGGCAAGGGGCAGTACGAGCACGTGATCAACAGCATCGGCGCTCCCACCTCGGGCACCTCGACAGTGCCGTCCACGGTGGTTTCCTATCCGTGA
- a CDS encoding purine-cytosine permease family protein: MTIEESAFRGRMPARPGDLAVERHGIGPVPESNRYGKAARLFTVWFAPNLTMTGVFSGTVGISLGLDFWTAFTAMVLGTVVGAVPAAYLGTWGSQTGTGQLPLSRLAFGRGVALPGIMQWLSSVAWDALIGLFGGEALAQLLGWPFWLGALVVLLLQGVVGVFGYEALHQLQTVMTFVLGAAFLVLSVQLLSGVPLPVSGSAHGGERLGAFVLTSTIALSLAISWAPYASDFSRYLPRTTSRPRMFWYSLLGMVLSFAWVQALGLWGAELFTDQTAAGVHGLLGGGVLGAFGLLAIAAAAVCSNAMNDYSGSLALQAAGIRVPRPLAAGAAAVLGFLLVLWMHAADTTLRFQNLLLFVGYWIPGFVGIVLVDARLRAKARRGAPIDVEAEFGRPQPWWPACVAFVAAFAAAVPFMDTTLFVGPVAAALHGADFAYYVAFLVSVAVYAPLRLFARTASGEAAEPVVAAPGTGG, from the coding sequence ATGACCATCGAAGAATCCGCCTTCCGAGGGCGGATGCCTGCCCGGCCCGGTGACCTGGCGGTCGAACGGCACGGAATCGGGCCGGTGCCCGAAAGCAACCGCTACGGAAAGGCTGCCCGTCTTTTCACTGTTTGGTTCGCCCCCAACCTCACCATGACCGGAGTGTTCTCCGGCACGGTCGGCATCTCGCTGGGGCTGGACTTCTGGACGGCCTTCACCGCCATGGTGCTCGGCACGGTAGTCGGCGCGGTCCCCGCCGCCTACCTGGGCACGTGGGGCAGCCAGACCGGAACCGGTCAGCTGCCGCTCTCGCGGCTCGCTTTCGGGCGCGGGGTGGCCCTGCCCGGCATCATGCAGTGGCTCTCCTCCGTCGCCTGGGACGCGCTCATCGGCCTCTTCGGCGGCGAGGCGCTGGCCCAGCTGCTCGGCTGGCCGTTCTGGCTGGGGGCACTGGTGGTTTTGCTGCTCCAAGGGGTCGTCGGCGTCTTCGGCTACGAGGCCCTCCATCAGCTCCAGACGGTGATGACCTTCGTGCTGGGCGCCGCGTTCCTGGTCCTCAGCGTGCAGCTGCTGTCCGGTGTGCCGCTCCCCGTCTCGGGGTCGGCGCACGGCGGCGAGCGTCTCGGTGCCTTCGTCCTGACCAGCACCATCGCACTCAGCCTGGCCATCTCGTGGGCGCCGTACGCCTCGGACTTCAGCCGCTACCTGCCGCGTACGACGTCCCGGCCCCGGATGTTCTGGTACTCCCTGCTCGGCATGGTGCTGTCCTTCGCCTGGGTCCAGGCGCTGGGGCTGTGGGGAGCCGAGCTGTTCACCGACCAGACCGCCGCCGGGGTGCACGGGCTGCTGGGCGGTGGCGTCCTAGGCGCCTTCGGGCTGCTGGCCATTGCGGCCGCGGCGGTGTGCAGCAACGCCATGAACGACTACAGCGGCTCGCTGGCACTGCAGGCGGCCGGCATCCGGGTTCCACGGCCGCTCGCCGCAGGGGCGGCTGCCGTGCTCGGCTTCCTGCTCGTCCTCTGGATGCACGCCGCGGACACCACGCTCCGCTTCCAGAACCTGCTGCTGTTCGTCGGTTACTGGATCCCCGGGTTTGTGGGCATCGTGCTGGTCGACGCGCGGCTGCGTGCCAAGGCCCGGCGCGGCGCGCCGATCGACGTCGAGGCCGAGTTCGGCCGCCCCCAGCCCTGGTGGCCCGCTTGTGTCGCCTTCGTCGCCGCCTTCGCCGCGGCCGTGCCCTTCATGGACACCACCCTGTTCGTCGGCCCGGTCGCGGCCGCGCTGCATGGGGCTGATTTCGCCTACTACGTTGCATTCCTGGTCTCTGTGGCGGTCTATGCGCCTTTGCGGCTTTTTGCCCGCACTGCTAGTGGCGAGGCGGCGGAGCCGGTCGTGGCTGCCCCGGGCACGGGCGGGTGA